A part of Mustela erminea isolate mMusErm1 chromosome 9, mMusErm1.Pri, whole genome shotgun sequence genomic DNA contains:
- the TNNT3 gene encoding troponin T, fast skeletal muscle isoform X2 codes for MSDEEVEQVEEQCEEEEEAQEEEVHEEVHEPEEVQEEEKPRPRLTAPKIPEGEKVDFDDIQKKRQNKDLMELQALIDSHFEARKKEEEELIALKERIEKRRAERAEQQRIRAEKERERQNRLAEEKARREEEDAKRRAEDDLKKKKALSSMGANYSSYLAKADQKRGKKQTAREMKKKVLAERRKPLNIDHLSEDKLRDKAKELWDTLYQLETEKFEFGEKLKRQKYDIMNMRARVEMLAKFSKKAGAPAKGKVGGRWK; via the exons ATGTCTGACGAGGAAGT TGAACAGGTCGAGG AGCAGTGCGAGGAGGAAG AGGAGGCCCAGGAGGAAG AAGTCCATGAGGAAG TCCACGAACCAG AGGAGGTCCAAGAAG AGGAGAAGCCGAGACCCAG acTCACTGCTCCTAAGATCCCGGAAGGGGAGAAAGTAGACTTTGAT GACATCCAGAAGAAGCGTCAGAACAAGGACCTCATGGAGCTGCAGGCTCTCATCGACAGCCACTTCGAGGCgcggaagaaggaggaggaagagctgatCGCCCTCAAGGAGAGAATT GAGAAGCGCCGCGCGGAGCGAGCCGAGCAGCAGAGGATCCGCGCCGAGAAGGAGCGGGAACGCCAGAACCGGCTGGCG GAGGAGAAAGCgcgcagagaggaggaggatgcCAAGCGGAGGGCGGAGGACgacctgaagaagaagaaggcccTGTCCTCCATGGGCGCCAACTACAGCAGCTACCTGGCCAAG GCCGACCAGAAGAGAGGCAAGAAGCAGACGGCGCGGGAGATGAAGAAGAAGGTGCTGGCTGAGAGGCGCAAGCCGCTCAACATCGACCACCTCAGCGAGGACAAGCTGAG GGACAAGGCCAAGGAGCTCTGGGACACCCTCTACCAACTGGAGACCGAAAAGTTTGAGTTTGGGGAGAAGCTGAAGCGCCAGAAGTATGAT ATCATGAACATGCGGGCCAGAGTGGAGATGCTGGCCAAGTT TAGCAAGAAGGCCGGAGCCCCGGCCAAGGGCAAAGTCGGCGGGCGCTGGAAGTGA
- the TNNT3 gene encoding troponin T, fast skeletal muscle isoform X6, with protein sequence MSDEEVEQVEEQCEEEEEAQEEEEVQEEEKPRPRLTAPKIPEGEKVDFDDIQKKRQNKDLMELQALIDSHFEARKKEEEELIALKERIEKRRAERAEQQRIRAEKERERQNRLAEEKARREEEDAKRRAEDDLKKKKALSSMGANYSSYLAKADQKRGKKQTAREMKKKVLAERRKPLNIDHLSEDKLRDKAKELWDTLYQLETEKFEFGEKLKRQKYDIMNMRARVEMLAKFSKKAGAPAKGKVGGRWK encoded by the exons ATGTCTGACGAGGAAGT TGAACAGGTCGAGG AGCAGTGCGAGGAGGAAG AGGAGGCCCAGGAGGAAG AGGAGGTCCAAGAAG AGGAGAAGCCGAGACCCAG acTCACTGCTCCTAAGATCCCGGAAGGGGAGAAAGTAGACTTTGAT GACATCCAGAAGAAGCGTCAGAACAAGGACCTCATGGAGCTGCAGGCTCTCATCGACAGCCACTTCGAGGCgcggaagaaggaggaggaagagctgatCGCCCTCAAGGAGAGAATT GAGAAGCGCCGCGCGGAGCGAGCCGAGCAGCAGAGGATCCGCGCCGAGAAGGAGCGGGAACGCCAGAACCGGCTGGCG GAGGAGAAAGCgcgcagagaggaggaggatgcCAAGCGGAGGGCGGAGGACgacctgaagaagaagaaggcccTGTCCTCCATGGGCGCCAACTACAGCAGCTACCTGGCCAAG GCCGACCAGAAGAGAGGCAAGAAGCAGACGGCGCGGGAGATGAAGAAGAAGGTGCTGGCTGAGAGGCGCAAGCCGCTCAACATCGACCACCTCAGCGAGGACAAGCTGAG GGACAAGGCCAAGGAGCTCTGGGACACCCTCTACCAACTGGAGACCGAAAAGTTTGAGTTTGGGGAGAAGCTGAAGCGCCAGAAGTATGAT ATCATGAACATGCGGGCCAGAGTGGAGATGCTGGCCAAGTT TAGCAAGAAGGCCGGAGCCCCGGCCAAGGGCAAAGTCGGCGGGCGCTGGAAGTGA
- the TNNT3 gene encoding troponin T, fast skeletal muscle isoform X8, producing MSDEEVEQVEEEAQEEEEVQEEEKPRPRLTAPKIPEGEKVDFDDIQKKRQNKDLMELQALIDSHFEARKKEEEELIALKERIEKRRAERAEQQRIRAEKERERQNRLAEEKARREEEDAKRRAEDDLKKKKALSSMGANYSSYLAKADQKRGKKQTAREMKKKVLAERRKPLNIDHLSEDKLRDKAKELWDTLYQLETEKFEFGEKLKRQKYDIINLRSRIDQAQKHSKKAGAPAKGKVGGRWK from the exons ATGTCTGACGAGGAAGT TGAACAGGTCGAGG AGGAGGCCCAGGAGGAAG AGGAGGTCCAAGAAG AGGAGAAGCCGAGACCCAG acTCACTGCTCCTAAGATCCCGGAAGGGGAGAAAGTAGACTTTGAT GACATCCAGAAGAAGCGTCAGAACAAGGACCTCATGGAGCTGCAGGCTCTCATCGACAGCCACTTCGAGGCgcggaagaaggaggaggaagagctgatCGCCCTCAAGGAGAGAATT GAGAAGCGCCGCGCGGAGCGAGCCGAGCAGCAGAGGATCCGCGCCGAGAAGGAGCGGGAACGCCAGAACCGGCTGGCG GAGGAGAAAGCgcgcagagaggaggaggatgcCAAGCGGAGGGCGGAGGACgacctgaagaagaagaaggcccTGTCCTCCATGGGCGCCAACTACAGCAGCTACCTGGCCAAG GCCGACCAGAAGAGAGGCAAGAAGCAGACGGCGCGGGAGATGAAGAAGAAGGTGCTGGCTGAGAGGCGCAAGCCGCTCAACATCGACCACCTCAGCGAGGACAAGCTGAG GGACAAGGCCAAGGAGCTCTGGGACACCCTCTACCAACTGGAGACCGAAAAGTTTGAGTTTGGGGAGAAGCTGAAGCGCCAGAAGTATGAT ATCATCAACCTCAGGAGCCGCATCGATCAGGCCCAGAAGCA TAGCAAGAAGGCCGGAGCCCCGGCCAAGGGCAAAGTCGGCGGGCGCTGGAAGTGA
- the TNNT3 gene encoding troponin T, fast skeletal muscle isoform X7, translated as MSDEEVEQVEEEAQEEVHEPEEVQEEEKPRPRLTAPKIPEGEKVDFDDIQKKRQNKDLMELQALIDSHFEARKKEEEELIALKERIEKRRAERAEQQRIRAEKERERQNRLAEEKARREEEDAKRRAEDDLKKKKALSSMGANYSSYLAKADQKRGKKQTAREMKKKVLAERRKPLNIDHLSEDKLRDKAKELWDTLYQLETEKFEFGEKLKRQKYDIINLRSRIDQAQKHSKKAGAPAKGKVGGRWK; from the exons ATGTCTGACGAGGAAGT TGAACAGGTCGAGG AGGAGGCCCAGGAGGAAG TCCACGAACCAG AGGAGGTCCAAGAAG AGGAGAAGCCGAGACCCAG acTCACTGCTCCTAAGATCCCGGAAGGGGAGAAAGTAGACTTTGAT GACATCCAGAAGAAGCGTCAGAACAAGGACCTCATGGAGCTGCAGGCTCTCATCGACAGCCACTTCGAGGCgcggaagaaggaggaggaagagctgatCGCCCTCAAGGAGAGAATT GAGAAGCGCCGCGCGGAGCGAGCCGAGCAGCAGAGGATCCGCGCCGAGAAGGAGCGGGAACGCCAGAACCGGCTGGCG GAGGAGAAAGCgcgcagagaggaggaggatgcCAAGCGGAGGGCGGAGGACgacctgaagaagaagaaggcccTGTCCTCCATGGGCGCCAACTACAGCAGCTACCTGGCCAAG GCCGACCAGAAGAGAGGCAAGAAGCAGACGGCGCGGGAGATGAAGAAGAAGGTGCTGGCTGAGAGGCGCAAGCCGCTCAACATCGACCACCTCAGCGAGGACAAGCTGAG GGACAAGGCCAAGGAGCTCTGGGACACCCTCTACCAACTGGAGACCGAAAAGTTTGAGTTTGGGGAGAAGCTGAAGCGCCAGAAGTATGAT ATCATCAACCTCAGGAGCCGCATCGATCAGGCCCAGAAGCA TAGCAAGAAGGCCGGAGCCCCGGCCAAGGGCAAAGTCGGCGGGCGCTGGAAGTGA
- the TNNT3 gene encoding troponin T, fast skeletal muscle isoform X3 codes for MSDEEVEQVEEQCEEEEEAQEEVHEPEEVQEEEKPRPRLTAPKIPEGEKVDFDDIQKKRQNKDLMELQALIDSHFEARKKEEEELIALKERIEKRRAERAEQQRIRAEKERERQNRLAEEKARREEEDAKRRAEDDLKKKKALSSMGANYSSYLAKADQKRGKKQTAREMKKKVLAERRKPLNIDHLSEDKLRDKAKELWDTLYQLETEKFEFGEKLKRQKYDIINLRSRIDQAQKHSKKAGAPAKGKVGGRWK; via the exons ATGTCTGACGAGGAAGT TGAACAGGTCGAGG AGCAGTGCGAGGAGGAAG AGGAGGCCCAGGAGGAAG TCCACGAACCAG AGGAGGTCCAAGAAG AGGAGAAGCCGAGACCCAG acTCACTGCTCCTAAGATCCCGGAAGGGGAGAAAGTAGACTTTGAT GACATCCAGAAGAAGCGTCAGAACAAGGACCTCATGGAGCTGCAGGCTCTCATCGACAGCCACTTCGAGGCgcggaagaaggaggaggaagagctgatCGCCCTCAAGGAGAGAATT GAGAAGCGCCGCGCGGAGCGAGCCGAGCAGCAGAGGATCCGCGCCGAGAAGGAGCGGGAACGCCAGAACCGGCTGGCG GAGGAGAAAGCgcgcagagaggaggaggatgcCAAGCGGAGGGCGGAGGACgacctgaagaagaagaaggcccTGTCCTCCATGGGCGCCAACTACAGCAGCTACCTGGCCAAG GCCGACCAGAAGAGAGGCAAGAAGCAGACGGCGCGGGAGATGAAGAAGAAGGTGCTGGCTGAGAGGCGCAAGCCGCTCAACATCGACCACCTCAGCGAGGACAAGCTGAG GGACAAGGCCAAGGAGCTCTGGGACACCCTCTACCAACTGGAGACCGAAAAGTTTGAGTTTGGGGAGAAGCTGAAGCGCCAGAAGTATGAT ATCATCAACCTCAGGAGCCGCATCGATCAGGCCCAGAAGCA TAGCAAGAAGGCCGGAGCCCCGGCCAAGGGCAAAGTCGGCGGGCGCTGGAAGTGA
- the LOC116598829 gene encoding proline-rich protein 33-like → MLIVAGLCPQGPSGPPPPLLPKPGKDNVRLQKLLRKAARKKMTGAGPPVPLGAFRTSLSPVSEASHDQEPTAPCPTEAPPPTEASRPVAARPCSARSSVIHHVAPPLQKSPLPFSLAQRRSLTAHFKATGPQLAAPAPAPSRPPSGLTQVSAPTAGVTHVSHLHIRLVPSPQARTPEPQQTAPDGRHGGQDRDTAPCPPGAQPLVPVAHIRPLPTEAASPWPEEPPAPRPPPDSEVSGPREASTQVVLPVAPTSCSWGPSPHDPAPEGPAVEPLEGLPASGPAAEAELGSGPRGASPPVPLSGPHPCPVPRVAPKPQLSGWMRLKKQLVEEAEAPLLLGPEQSPECGEQAVTAPVGPASWPPASRASRMWDAVLYRMSVAKTQSGPAGPEDRAGALAGLGRLPFLCRPRFNARKLQEAATRPPPTVRPVLDLSPKPKNFNRTAAGWRLQ, encoded by the coding sequence ATGCTCATCGTGGCTGGCCTGTGCCCCCAGGGGCCCTCTggacccccaccacccctgctgcCCAAGCCGGGGAAGGACAACGTGCGTCTGCAGAAGCTTCTGAGGAAAGCTGCCCGGAAGAAGATGACGGGGGCCGGGCCTCCCGTGCCACTGGGCGCTTTCCGCACCTCCCTGTCCCCCGTGAGCGAGGCCAGCCACGACCAGGAGCCCACAGCCCCGTGCCCCACGGAGGCCCCACCTCCCACAGAGGCCTCGCGCCCCGTGGCTGCCCGGCCATGCTCTGCCCGCAGCTCCGTCATCCACCACGTGGCGCCACCTCTGCAGAAATCCCCGCTCCCCTTCAGCTTGGCGCAGCGTAGGAGCCTGACCGCTCACTTCAAGGCCACAGGGCCCCAGCTTGCGGCCCCGGCTCCAGCCCCCTCCCGGCCCCCCAGCGGCCTCACACAGGTCTCGGCCCCCACGGCAGGGGTCACCCACGTCAGCCACTTGCACATCCGGCTAGTGCCATCCCCACAGGCCAGAACCCCTGAGCCCCAGCAGACGGCCCCCGATGGGAGGCATGGGGGGCAGGACCGAGACACAGCCCCGTGCCCTCCCGGGGCCCAGCCCCTGGTTCCTGTGGCCCACATCCGCCCGCTGCCCACTGAGGCAGCCAGTCCCTGGCCTGAGGAGCCCCCCGCACCCAGGCCGCCCCCGGACTCTGAGGTCTCGGGGCCCAGAGAGGCCAGCACTCAGGTTGTGCTGCCTGTTGCCCCTACCTCCTGCTCCTGGGGACCCTCGCCCCATGATCCTGCCCCCGAGGGCCCTGCTGTGGAACCCTTGGAGGGTCTCCCTGCATCGGGGCCTGCCGCTGAGGCCGAGCTGGGCTCCGGACCCCGTGGGGCCTCACCCCCTGTCCCACTGTCAGGCCCGCACCCGTGCCCTGTCCCCAGGGTGGCTCCCAAGCCCCAGCTCAGCGGCTGGATGCGCCTCAAGAAGCAGCTGGTGGAGGAGGCGGAGGCACCCCTATTGCTGGGGCCGGAGCAGAGCCCGGAGTGCGGGGAACAGGCAGTGACAGCCCCCGTGGGCCCAGCGTCCTGGCCCCCGGCCTCCCGGGCCTCCAGGATGTGGGACGCGGTGCTGTATCGTATGTCGGTGGCCAAGACCCAAAGCGGCCCGGCTGGGCCCGAGGACAGGGCTGGTGCCCTGGCTGGCCTGGGCCGCCTGCCCTTCCTGTGCAGGCCACGGTTCAACGCCCGGAAGCTGCAGGAGGCGGCCACCCGGCCCCCTCCCACCGTCCGCCCCGTCCTGGACCTGAGCCCCAAGCCCAAGAACTTCAACCGGACGGCGGCCGGCTGGAGGCTCCAGTGA
- the TNNT3 gene encoding troponin T, fast skeletal muscle isoform X5 — MSDEEVEQVEEQCEEEEEAQEEEEVQEEEKPRPRLTAPKIPEGEKVDFDDIQKKRQNKDLMELQALIDSHFEARKKEEEELIALKERIEKRRAERAEQQRIRAEKERERQNRLAEEKARREEEDAKRRAEDDLKKKKALSSMGANYSSYLAKADQKRGKKQTAREMKKKVLAERRKPLNIDHLSEDKLRDKAKELWDTLYQLETEKFEFGEKLKRQKYDIINLRSRIDQAQKHSKKAGAPAKGKVGGRWK; from the exons ATGTCTGACGAGGAAGT TGAACAGGTCGAGG AGCAGTGCGAGGAGGAAG AGGAGGCCCAGGAGGAAG AGGAGGTCCAAGAAG AGGAGAAGCCGAGACCCAG acTCACTGCTCCTAAGATCCCGGAAGGGGAGAAAGTAGACTTTGAT GACATCCAGAAGAAGCGTCAGAACAAGGACCTCATGGAGCTGCAGGCTCTCATCGACAGCCACTTCGAGGCgcggaagaaggaggaggaagagctgatCGCCCTCAAGGAGAGAATT GAGAAGCGCCGCGCGGAGCGAGCCGAGCAGCAGAGGATCCGCGCCGAGAAGGAGCGGGAACGCCAGAACCGGCTGGCG GAGGAGAAAGCgcgcagagaggaggaggatgcCAAGCGGAGGGCGGAGGACgacctgaagaagaagaaggcccTGTCCTCCATGGGCGCCAACTACAGCAGCTACCTGGCCAAG GCCGACCAGAAGAGAGGCAAGAAGCAGACGGCGCGGGAGATGAAGAAGAAGGTGCTGGCTGAGAGGCGCAAGCCGCTCAACATCGACCACCTCAGCGAGGACAAGCTGAG GGACAAGGCCAAGGAGCTCTGGGACACCCTCTACCAACTGGAGACCGAAAAGTTTGAGTTTGGGGAGAAGCTGAAGCGCCAGAAGTATGAT ATCATCAACCTCAGGAGCCGCATCGATCAGGCCCAGAAGCA TAGCAAGAAGGCCGGAGCCCCGGCCAAGGGCAAAGTCGGCGGGCGCTGGAAGTGA
- the TNNT3 gene encoding troponin T, fast skeletal muscle isoform X1, whose product MSDEEVEQVEEQCEEEEEAQEEEVHEEVHEPEEVQEEEKPRPRLTAPKIPEGEKVDFDDIQKKRQNKDLMELQALIDSHFEARKKEEEELIALKERIEKRRAERAEQQRIRAEKERERQNRLAEEKARREEEDAKRRAEDDLKKKKALSSMGANYSSYLAKADQKRGKKQTAREMKKKVLAERRKPLNIDHLSEDKLRDKAKELWDTLYQLETEKFEFGEKLKRQKYDIINLRSRIDQAQKHSKKAGAPAKGKVGGRWK is encoded by the exons ATGTCTGACGAGGAAGT TGAACAGGTCGAGG AGCAGTGCGAGGAGGAAG AGGAGGCCCAGGAGGAAG AAGTCCATGAGGAAG TCCACGAACCAG AGGAGGTCCAAGAAG AGGAGAAGCCGAGACCCAG acTCACTGCTCCTAAGATCCCGGAAGGGGAGAAAGTAGACTTTGAT GACATCCAGAAGAAGCGTCAGAACAAGGACCTCATGGAGCTGCAGGCTCTCATCGACAGCCACTTCGAGGCgcggaagaaggaggaggaagagctgatCGCCCTCAAGGAGAGAATT GAGAAGCGCCGCGCGGAGCGAGCCGAGCAGCAGAGGATCCGCGCCGAGAAGGAGCGGGAACGCCAGAACCGGCTGGCG GAGGAGAAAGCgcgcagagaggaggaggatgcCAAGCGGAGGGCGGAGGACgacctgaagaagaagaaggcccTGTCCTCCATGGGCGCCAACTACAGCAGCTACCTGGCCAAG GCCGACCAGAAGAGAGGCAAGAAGCAGACGGCGCGGGAGATGAAGAAGAAGGTGCTGGCTGAGAGGCGCAAGCCGCTCAACATCGACCACCTCAGCGAGGACAAGCTGAG GGACAAGGCCAAGGAGCTCTGGGACACCCTCTACCAACTGGAGACCGAAAAGTTTGAGTTTGGGGAGAAGCTGAAGCGCCAGAAGTATGAT ATCATCAACCTCAGGAGCCGCATCGATCAGGCCCAGAAGCA TAGCAAGAAGGCCGGAGCCCCGGCCAAGGGCAAAGTCGGCGGGCGCTGGAAGTGA
- the TNNT3 gene encoding troponin T, fast skeletal muscle isoform X9, protein MSDEEVEQVEEEAQEEEVHEEVHEPEEVQEEEKPRPRLTAPKIPEGEKVDFDDIQKKRQNKDLMELQALIDSHFEARKKEEEELIALKERIEKRRAERAEQQRIRAEKERERQNRLAEEKARREEEDAKRRAEDDLKKKKALSSMGANYSSYLAKADQKRGKKQTAREMKKKVLAERRKPLNIDHLSEDKLRDKAKELWDTLYQLETEKFEFGEKLKRQKYDIMNMRARVEMLAKFSKKAGAPAKGKVGGRWK, encoded by the exons ATGTCTGACGAGGAAGT TGAACAGGTCGAGG AGGAGGCCCAGGAGGAAG AAGTCCATGAGGAAG TCCACGAACCAG AGGAGGTCCAAGAAG AGGAGAAGCCGAGACCCAG acTCACTGCTCCTAAGATCCCGGAAGGGGAGAAAGTAGACTTTGAT GACATCCAGAAGAAGCGTCAGAACAAGGACCTCATGGAGCTGCAGGCTCTCATCGACAGCCACTTCGAGGCgcggaagaaggaggaggaagagctgatCGCCCTCAAGGAGAGAATT GAGAAGCGCCGCGCGGAGCGAGCCGAGCAGCAGAGGATCCGCGCCGAGAAGGAGCGGGAACGCCAGAACCGGCTGGCG GAGGAGAAAGCgcgcagagaggaggaggatgcCAAGCGGAGGGCGGAGGACgacctgaagaagaagaaggcccTGTCCTCCATGGGCGCCAACTACAGCAGCTACCTGGCCAAG GCCGACCAGAAGAGAGGCAAGAAGCAGACGGCGCGGGAGATGAAGAAGAAGGTGCTGGCTGAGAGGCGCAAGCCGCTCAACATCGACCACCTCAGCGAGGACAAGCTGAG GGACAAGGCCAAGGAGCTCTGGGACACCCTCTACCAACTGGAGACCGAAAAGTTTGAGTTTGGGGAGAAGCTGAAGCGCCAGAAGTATGAT ATCATGAACATGCGGGCCAGAGTGGAGATGCTGGCCAAGTT TAGCAAGAAGGCCGGAGCCCCGGCCAAGGGCAAAGTCGGCGGGCGCTGGAAGTGA
- the TNNT3 gene encoding troponin T, fast skeletal muscle isoform X4 — MSDEEVEQVEEEAQEEEVHEEVHEPEEVQEEEKPRPRLTAPKIPEGEKVDFDDIQKKRQNKDLMELQALIDSHFEARKKEEEELIALKERIEKRRAERAEQQRIRAEKERERQNRLAEEKARREEEDAKRRAEDDLKKKKALSSMGANYSSYLAKADQKRGKKQTAREMKKKVLAERRKPLNIDHLSEDKLRDKAKELWDTLYQLETEKFEFGEKLKRQKYDIINLRSRIDQAQKHSKKAGAPAKGKVGGRWK; from the exons ATGTCTGACGAGGAAGT TGAACAGGTCGAGG AGGAGGCCCAGGAGGAAG AAGTCCATGAGGAAG TCCACGAACCAG AGGAGGTCCAAGAAG AGGAGAAGCCGAGACCCAG acTCACTGCTCCTAAGATCCCGGAAGGGGAGAAAGTAGACTTTGAT GACATCCAGAAGAAGCGTCAGAACAAGGACCTCATGGAGCTGCAGGCTCTCATCGACAGCCACTTCGAGGCgcggaagaaggaggaggaagagctgatCGCCCTCAAGGAGAGAATT GAGAAGCGCCGCGCGGAGCGAGCCGAGCAGCAGAGGATCCGCGCCGAGAAGGAGCGGGAACGCCAGAACCGGCTGGCG GAGGAGAAAGCgcgcagagaggaggaggatgcCAAGCGGAGGGCGGAGGACgacctgaagaagaagaaggcccTGTCCTCCATGGGCGCCAACTACAGCAGCTACCTGGCCAAG GCCGACCAGAAGAGAGGCAAGAAGCAGACGGCGCGGGAGATGAAGAAGAAGGTGCTGGCTGAGAGGCGCAAGCCGCTCAACATCGACCACCTCAGCGAGGACAAGCTGAG GGACAAGGCCAAGGAGCTCTGGGACACCCTCTACCAACTGGAGACCGAAAAGTTTGAGTTTGGGGAGAAGCTGAAGCGCCAGAAGTATGAT ATCATCAACCTCAGGAGCCGCATCGATCAGGCCCAGAAGCA TAGCAAGAAGGCCGGAGCCCCGGCCAAGGGCAAAGTCGGCGGGCGCTGGAAGTGA